ATGCACTGCTTGCCCGCGGGGAAGAGTTGCGTGCATTGTTCCCGGAAAATATATCCAAGTATATTTGGGGAAAGCCACGGATGTGGCTCGATGGTGGCATAACGACGGATAAGACGCCCGCGTTACGGGACTACTTGATTCATGAGCTTGCGGTAAAAGAGGTTTCCCCTCCGGATGTTCTGGGGCGTCTGGGAACATTGGGGACTTTGGCTATCCCACTCTTCGAGAATTCGTCTCTGGCATGGTTGATTCAATTCTTCCTATTTGCGAATGCGAAAAAATCCCACAAAATAGAGGTTCTTAGTAAAAATGTCCATTGCATTCCGTTACAGTCCGGCGAATGGGTTGGCGCAAAAAATGGGAATGTCGTGTTCCATGAGAAGGCTACTGTTTCAACCGATATACCTATGTTGTTGTTCCTGCTAAAAGAAGAGGCTGGCGAGAAATGGGAAGATGTGAAGGAGTTTCTTGAATTTCTTGGGGTTCATCAATTTAACAGCCGGGACGAAATTTGGATTTTGCTGAATACGGTGTATTGCTCTGAAAAAAAAGTTACGATTTCCGTTCAAGCTCATTTGAATCATATGCGTACGTTCGTTGCTTATTGGGAGGATAATAGATATGACGCACATGCTTTGTTTTCAGGGGTTCCAATCTTTTTGGTGGATGAGTATCCCGGTGTCGAAGACGGGGTGTTGCTGAAAACTGAACAGGTCGATTTCTTCTTGCGAGGGAGCCAGTGCTATATCGATCAACCGATTAAAACAACCTTCTTGTCGGATGTGTTGAGTTGCAATGACGAAAATACCCGTTCACTACTATCCCATTGTTACGTTGGTCTAGGTCAGGAATTCATTGATTTCGCAGAAAGTTTGGGCGTTCAAGGTAAGATAGAACCAATTAAGTGCAATGGGTGGGAGAGTGAAGGGATAAAGAGGGAGTTTAACAGGGAGAGATCAACATTATGTCACTCGAATTATAAGTTGCCGGAATATTTGGAGGATTTATTGAAGAAGGCCGTTGCGCCGGATAGTTTGGAATACGAACGGAAATTCAATGCCTCAGTTCTAATATGGGAGCTGATGTGCAAGGCAGGTGAACCTCATTTAACCGCACAGTATCAGGCCAACAGAAACCGTAATACCCAGTTTCAATCCTCGAAATTAATACAGCAATTAGCGGAATTCCCTTGGTTGTTGCATAAGGATGGTGGCTGGAAGCGTCCTTGCGATTTGACTAATGAGACGCTTTACACGGGGGTGACGGATGATGATCCAACACCGACTTTCGATATTTCAGAGGCAACGAATGGTTGGTTAAAGCTTGTTGGCTTTGGGCAAAGCGAGGAACGGCAGGCGGCAGCAAGGGTTTTAGGCATCGAACAGGATGACGTGCTGGTACTTGAGCAGTTGAAAAAGGATCCTAAGCAATATGAAAAGCTCCGTTCACAGTGTTCAGAAAATGAATCTGTTGAGATTGCCACAATCAATGTGGAGGAAGGTATGGGCGACAGTTTTAACAAGCCAGGGAAAACAGAACTGAATGAACATTATGAGTCCGAGGATGATTCCTTTTCGGAAACTTCAAAAAATCCCGTGCAGAGGGAGAAAAAGCTGGATGCAGGGGTCAAAGAACGAAAAAGGAGTGAACCCCCGTCTTCTGTAAGAAAACAGGTGCGGGTGAGTGAAACTCTTGAGTGCAAAGATTCACAAACGAGGGAAACGATACTTCAGTGGTATAAAGGTAAATGTCAGATTTGTGGCGAGACTTGGCCAAAACGGAATGGGAAACCGTATTTTGTGGCGGCATATCTCATCGAACACAAAAAGGGACGTTGGATTGATGAGCCCGGCAATGCGATATGTCTATGTGCGAAACATTTTGCGCAGTGGCGTCATGCATCGAAGCAGCAATGCTATGAGATTCCCGAGTGGATTATGGCGCAGAAAACATCGAAGGAAGGCGGGATGTTTCCTTTGAGGCTGGAGTTTGAGCTGTTGGGTAAAAAGGAGAGTATCAAATATCGCGAGGATCATTTCCTTGCGTTGCGCTCAATGGTGAAAAGTGACCATGATCAACGGTAAGCAGTCAAGGGTTTAAATTTTTCGTCCCACATGGCTTTCTCCAAATAAGAAGCCACAGATGAACACGAACGGATATCCGTGTTTTTCCGTGTTGATCCGTGGCCGAAAATTATGTGTATGCGAGCTGACTAATCTTTCCGCGGGCAAAATCTTCAAAGGCGGAGAGTCCGGCTTTGGCGCCTTCACCCATCGCGATGATGATCTGTTTGTAGGGAACGGTGGTCAGATCGCCGGCGGCATAGATGCCGGTTTTGTCGGTGCGGCAATGACCGTCCACGACAATTTCACCCATTTGGTTCATTGCAACGAGATCCTTGAACGGCGCGCTGTTCGGACTCAGACCGATCTGCACAAAGATACCGTCGGCATGCACCGTCCGGGTTTCGTTCGACACGCGGTCGGTGAATTCGATCCCGGAAACCTTGTCGCCGTTATCGAGTACCCTGGAGGCCGCCGCATTCGTGTGAATGGTGACGTTGTTCAGCGAACGGGCTTTGTCGATCAGTACGCCGTCGGCTTTCAGTTCATCCGCAAATTCAAGCAACGTTACCTGTGAGCAGATGCCGGCGAGGTCGATGGCGGCTTCGACGCCGGAGTTTCCGCCGCCGACCACGATGACCGGTTTATCTTTATAGAACGGGCCGTCGCAGTGCGGGCAGAAGGCGACGCCGCGGCCGATATTTTCCTTTTCGCCCGGGATGCCGAGCTGTCGCCATTTGGCTCCGGTAGCCAGCACCAGTGCGCCGGTGGTGACTGTTTCGCCGCCTTTCATATGCAGTGTTTTTCGGGTGCCGTCCTCTATGCCTTCGACGCGGCGGTGCTCCAGAATGTCGATCGGATATTCGCTGATGTGTTTGAAGAGGCTTTCGGCCAGGTGCGGGCCTTCGGTGTAGGGAATGGAAATCAGATTTTCAATGCCTTTGGTTTCGTTCACCTGTCCGCCGATCTTTTCCGCAATGATGGCGGTTCGGAGTCCTTTACGGGCGGTGTAGATGGCGGCTGATGCGCCGGCGGGACCGCCGCCGATAATGGCAACGTCATATTCTTTCACTTCGCCGGCCTGGACTTCGCCGGCCCCGTAGTGTTCTTCCAGTTTATCAAGCAGTTCGGAGAGTTCCGCCTTTCCGGCGTGGATCAGCGTGTCGTCGGCAAAAACAGCGGGAACGCCCTGAATTTTACGTCCGGAAATTTCTTCCTGAAAGTGGGTTCCTTCGACCATTTCATGATGGAAGTTGTCGTGAATCAGCGCCATCTGGTTGAGTGCCTGCACTACGTCCGGGCAGTTGACACACGACGTGGAGACATAACTCACCAGCTTGACGGGACCTTTGAGTGCGGCGATGCGGTTTTTGATGCCGTCATCCGGCCACTTGCCTTTTCCGTCGGCATTGAGGATGGCGAGAATCAGGGTGGTGAATTCGTGGCCGCCGGGAATACCGCGGATGATGATCGGGAGCACTTCGC
This region of Pontiella agarivorans genomic DNA includes:
- a CDS encoding sacsin N-terminal ATP-binding-like domain-containing protein; translated protein: MPSDYESITKSNIKDLGERTSSRKSQVNLYSQPTHFIYELLQNADDYGATTVEFRLNPDELILEHNGTPFQEENVRAISDFENSTSKDDETKTGRFGLGFKSVFAFTATPQIISGDESFEIYGLYRLRGIDQPDDFPNEKTRIVLPFNHSTENPDFVEQEKKAEDAYEEISAKLQDIGLTTLLFTKNVQEVRWSFGSATGHYLKEIYDNGQVYLTDGESEQTYLVFQKSIEWEEEKLNPISIAFLMENGRIVEAPNRSLFVLFETALETHLGFLVNGAFRTTPSRENIRYEDALNKHLILQLAELLGESMGQIKTMGLLDVSFVQSLPIKVTDVSSWGKADWQPDYPRQWPFMPLYQRVRECFLNGEYLPKDQDGKHANAGNALLARGEELRALFPENISKYIWGKPRMWLDGGITTDKTPALRDYLIHELAVKEVSPPDVLGRLGTLGTLAIPLFENSSLAWLIQFFLFANAKKSHKIEVLSKNVHCIPLQSGEWVGAKNGNVVFHEKATVSTDIPMLLFLLKEEAGEKWEDVKEFLEFLGVHQFNSRDEIWILLNTVYCSEKKVTISVQAHLNHMRTFVAYWEDNRYDAHALFSGVPIFLVDEYPGVEDGVLLKTEQVDFFLRGSQCYIDQPIKTTFLSDVLSCNDENTRSLLSHCYVGLGQEFIDFAESLGVQGKIEPIKCNGWESEGIKREFNRERSTLCHSNYKLPEYLEDLLKKAVAPDSLEYERKFNASVLIWELMCKAGEPHLTAQYQANRNRNTQFQSSKLIQQLAEFPWLLHKDGGWKRPCDLTNETLYTGVTDDDPTPTFDISEATNGWLKLVGFGQSEERQAAARVLGIEQDDVLVLEQLKKDPKQYEKLRSQCSENESVEIATINVEEGMGDSFNKPGKTELNEHYESEDDSFSETSKNPVQREKKLDAGVKERKRSEPPSSVRKQVRVSETLECKDSQTRETILQWYKGKCQICGETWPKRNGKPYFVAAYLIEHKKGRWIDEPGNAICLCAKHFAQWRHASKQQCYEIPEWIMAQKTSKEGGMFPLRLEFELLGKKESIKYREDHFLALRSMVKSDHDQR
- the ahpF gene encoding alkyl hydroperoxide reductase subunit F; this encodes MLEQAVKEQLKGVYAELNSTYRLLVSAKGHPAEKELVGMLNEVASTSDKISVVEQEAEGLQFQIERNGEVLPIIIRGIPGGHEFTTLILAILNADGKGKWPDDGIKNRIAALKGPVKLVSYVSTSCVNCPDVVQALNQMALIHDNFHHEMVEGTHFQEEISGRKIQGVPAVFADDTLIHAGKAELSELLDKLEEHYGAGEVQAGEVKEYDVAIIGGGPAGASAAIYTARKGLRTAIIAEKIGGQVNETKGIENLISIPYTEGPHLAESLFKHISEYPIDILEHRRVEGIEDGTRKTLHMKGGETVTTGALVLATGAKWRQLGIPGEKENIGRGVAFCPHCDGPFYKDKPVIVVGGGNSGVEAAIDLAGICSQVTLLEFADELKADGVLIDKARSLNNVTIHTNAAASRVLDNGDKVSGIEFTDRVSNETRTVHADGIFVQIGLSPNSAPFKDLVAMNQMGEIVVDGHCRTDKTGIYAAGDLTTVPYKQIIIAMGEGAKAGLSAFEDFARGKISQLAYT